Proteins encoded in a region of the Podarcis muralis chromosome 2, rPodMur119.hap1.1, whole genome shotgun sequence genome:
- the ARF4 gene encoding ADP-ribosylation factor 4, with the protein MGLTISSLFSRLFGKKQMRILMVGLDAAGKTTILYKLKLGEIVTTIPTIGFNVETVEYKNICFTVWDVGGQDKIRPLWRHYFQNTQGLIFVVDSNDRERIQEAAEELQKMLQEDELRDAVLLLFANKQDLPNAMAISEMTDKLGLQSLRNRTWYVQATCATQGTGLYEGLDWLSNELSKR; encoded by the exons ATGGGCCTCACCATCTCCTCCCTCTTCTCGCGCCTCTTCGGCAAGAAGCAGATGCGCATCCTCATGG TTGGTTTGGATGCTGCTGGAAAAACGACCATTCTGTATAAGCTGAAGTTAGGAGAGATTGTCACTACAATCCCCACAATTG gTTTTAATGTGGAAACAGTAGAATATAAAAACATCTGTTTCACTGTTTGGGATGTTGGTGGTCAAGATAAAATCAGGCCACTCTGGAGGCATTATTTTCAGAACACACAG GGTCTCATTTTTGTGGTAGATAGCAACGACAGAGAGAGAATCCAGGAAGCAGCAGAAGAACTCCAGAAAATG CTTCAGGAAGACGAGTTGAGAGATGCAGTGCTGCTTCTCTTTGCAAACAAACAAGACTTGCCAAATGCCATGGCAATAAGTGAAATGACAGATAAACTAGGCCTTCAGTCCCTGCGCAACAGAACT TGGTATGTTCAAGCTACCTGTGCTACACAAGGAACTGGTCTGTATGAGGGACTTGACTGGCTGTCAAATGAGCTATCAAAGCGCTAA